From a region of the Paenibacillus segetis genome:
- a CDS encoding SDR family NAD(P)-dependent oxidoreductase, protein MSFEHQTVIVTGAGNGIGRGVAEAYAQRGASVVLADIDTINGEKVANHLNNLGGEVIFVPCDVRQESNIIQVMLTAYEKFGSVDVVINNAGISRFKPVFELTVDEWDDVLNTNVRSCFLASREAAKYMKKNKNGGAIVNIASTRALMSEPGSEAYAASKGAIVSITHALAVSLGNEGITVNCISPGWIETGDYSALAESDHRQHPAGRVGKPTDIAEACLYLTHPDNKFVTGANLVIDGGMTRKMIYEP, encoded by the coding sequence ATGTCTTTTGAACATCAGACGGTAATCGTTACAGGGGCTGGAAACGGTATAGGTAGAGGTGTAGCGGAAGCTTACGCTCAGCGTGGTGCATCCGTTGTACTGGCCGATATCGATACAATCAATGGGGAGAAAGTAGCCAACCACTTGAACAATTTGGGTGGTGAGGTTATCTTTGTACCTTGTGATGTTAGACAAGAATCCAACATCATCCAAGTGATGTTAACAGCGTATGAGAAATTCGGAAGTGTTGATGTAGTTATAAATAATGCCGGTATTTCGCGCTTCAAGCCGGTATTCGAATTAACAGTAGATGAATGGGACGATGTTCTGAATACCAATGTGCGAAGCTGCTTCTTGGCTTCAAGAGAAGCCGCGAAGTATATGAAGAAGAATAAAAATGGAGGCGCTATCGTAAATATTGCGTCTACGCGCGCCTTGATGTCTGAACCAGGCTCCGAGGCTTATGCCGCTTCCAAGGGGGCGATTGTATCCATAACCCATGCGCTCGCGGTGTCTCTTGGTAACGAAGGAATTACGGTGAACTGCATAAGTCCTGGGTGGATCGAGACTGGGGATTATAGTGCGCTTGCAGAGAGTGACCACCGTCAGCATCCAGCGGGGCGGGTTGGAAAGCCTACCGACATCGCTGAAGCTTGTCTTTACTTAACACATCCTGACAATAAGTTTGTGACCGGGGCGAATCTAGTGATTGACGGTGGAATGACTCGAAAGATGATCTATGAGCCATAA
- a CDS encoding chromate transporter, protein MQSQPNIKSLHKNKLLRTLEILAVSAKLGTTSFGGPIAHLGYYHEEYVMRRKWLDEKSYADLVALCQFLPGPASSQVGIGIGLSRGGLAGAIAAWLGFTLPSAIALVIFALFMQGMDISSAYWLHGLKLTAVAIVTQAVWSMGSKLATGRSRATIAVLATTVSLLWPNAFSQVLVIAVAGLLGLWLYRKSNETVTETSLVISISRKWAVVCLGLYCGLLVLLPLLGRLFNPDGHVSGLMLFDSFYRTGSLVFGGGHVVLPLLQSEVVQTGWITESDFLAGYGLVQAVPGPLFTFASYLGTLVNGIPGAIIATIAIFLPAFLLIVGVLPFWNKLRHNHHIQGALHGVNAAVVGILLAALYNPIWTTSVNSTGDFVLALLLFGMLSYWKLPSWSVVIAGAAGGMLLGWLGN, encoded by the coding sequence TTGCAATCGCAACCAAACATCAAGTCTTTGCACAAAAATAAACTTTTGCGGACCCTTGAAATATTAGCGGTATCAGCGAAACTTGGGACCACTTCGTTTGGAGGCCCCATCGCCCACTTAGGCTACTACCATGAAGAATATGTAATGCGGCGAAAATGGTTGGATGAAAAAAGTTATGCCGATCTTGTAGCACTCTGTCAGTTCCTACCCGGACCAGCCAGCAGTCAGGTCGGTATCGGTATCGGACTAAGCCGAGGCGGCTTAGCTGGAGCGATTGCTGCATGGCTTGGTTTTACACTACCGTCAGCCATTGCACTTGTTATCTTTGCGTTATTCATGCAAGGGATGGATATCAGCAGTGCTTATTGGCTTCACGGGTTGAAGCTTACAGCCGTTGCTATTGTAACCCAAGCGGTATGGAGTATGGGAAGTAAACTGGCCACGGGACGAAGTCGTGCTACAATCGCGGTACTTGCTACGACTGTCTCACTTCTCTGGCCAAATGCCTTCAGTCAAGTGCTCGTAATTGCTGTTGCTGGACTACTTGGTCTATGGTTGTACCGTAAGTCAAATGAAACTGTGACCGAGACTTCGCTAGTCATATCGATTTCGCGGAAATGGGCGGTCGTATGTTTGGGTTTGTACTGCGGATTGCTTGTACTCTTACCCTTATTAGGACGCTTATTTAACCCCGATGGTCATGTAAGTGGACTCATGTTGTTTGATAGCTTCTACAGGACAGGCTCGCTCGTCTTCGGCGGTGGGCATGTTGTTCTACCGCTACTTCAAAGTGAAGTTGTTCAAACTGGATGGATTACCGAGTCCGATTTTCTTGCTGGATATGGATTGGTTCAAGCTGTTCCTGGACCTCTCTTCACATTCGCCTCTTACTTGGGAACATTAGTTAATGGGATACCTGGGGCCATCATTGCTACAATTGCCATATTCCTACCTGCGTTCTTACTCATCGTTGGTGTCCTTCCATTTTGGAACAAGCTCCGTCACAACCATCATATTCAAGGTGCACTCCATGGTGTTAATGCTGCAGTTGTTGGAATTTTATTGGCTGCCTTATATAACCCCATTTGGACGACCTCCGTTAACTCTACCGGAGATTTCGTGCTGGCACTTCTGTTATTTGGAATGCTCAGCTATTGGAAACTACCTTCCTGGAGTGTTGTTATTGCAGGGGCCGCTGGCGGCATGCTCCTCGGATGGCTGGGCAATTAA
- a CDS encoding Gfo/Idh/MocA family protein produces the protein MRIGIIGLGSIACKAYLPVITGIEHIQLVFCTRNRDRLEQLASKYRVSETAESVEELIQAGVDAAFIHTSTESHVSIAEQLIRNGIHVFVDKPISYHYEESKRLVDLAEEAGVTLMVGFNRRFAPMYASMKEQNDLRLVHLQKNRMASPDFARRFIFDDFIHVVDTIRFLAPGEITETSVSSYIQDGKLHFVKLQLQGDGFNFTGLMNRDSGTNEETLEVMNPGNKWVIEGLNTTAHFNGGQESRQQFNDWDPVLYRRGFEQMISHFITCIRENKQPMISSRDALESHRLCELIVGQVEAKGAEVWSK, from the coding sequence ATGCGTATTGGAATAATTGGACTCGGAAGCATCGCGTGTAAGGCCTATTTACCGGTGATTACGGGAATTGAACATATCCAGCTTGTATTTTGTACACGGAACCGTGACAGGCTGGAACAGTTAGCAAGTAAGTACCGTGTTAGCGAAACTGCAGAAAGTGTTGAAGAGCTCATTCAAGCTGGAGTTGATGCGGCTTTTATTCATACAAGTACAGAATCTCATGTGAGCATCGCGGAGCAATTGATTAGGAACGGGATTCATGTCTTTGTAGATAAGCCAATCTCTTACCACTACGAGGAGTCTAAGAGACTTGTTGATTTAGCCGAAGAGGCCGGAGTGACTCTAATGGTCGGCTTCAATCGGAGGTTTGCTCCGATGTACGCGTCGATGAAGGAGCAAAATGATCTGCGATTAGTTCATTTGCAGAAGAATCGAATGGCTTCACCTGATTTCGCCCGCCGATTCATCTTTGATGACTTCATCCATGTGGTGGATACGATTCGCTTTCTTGCTCCAGGTGAAATTACAGAAACCTCTGTTTCATCCTATATTCAAGATGGGAAGCTCCATTTTGTTAAGCTTCAACTTCAAGGAGACGGATTTAATTTTACAGGTCTGATGAATCGTGATTCAGGTACAAATGAAGAAACGCTTGAAGTAATGAATCCAGGAAATAAATGGGTCATTGAAGGGTTGAACACGACAGCTCATTTTAATGGAGGACAAGAAAGTAGACAGCAGTTTAATGATTGGGATCCCGTGTTATATCGTAGAGGGTTTGAGCAAATGATTTCTCATTTTATTACCTGCATTCGTGAGAACAAGCAACCGATGATTTCCTCGCGTGATGCGCTTGAGAGTCATCGCTTGTGTGAATTAATTGTAGGGCAAGTGGAAGCAAAAGGCGCTGAGGTCTGGAGCAAGTAA
- a CDS encoding YfiT family bacillithiol transferase, with protein sequence MNEKYPIGQFECPATITFDEITNWIDEIRGLPSRLIEVVRHLSDQKLDCPYREHGWTIRQVVHHIADSHMNAYIRFKLALTEDNPTIKPYDQNEWANLSDNKLPIEGSLQIIESLHERWSYLLRSLTDDQLKRTFHHPDSGLVTLEKNIGIYAWHGNHHLAHIQNALH encoded by the coding sequence ATGAATGAAAAGTACCCCATTGGTCAATTTGAATGTCCAGCTACTATTACGTTTGATGAGATCACAAATTGGATTGATGAAATTCGTGGGCTTCCAAGTAGACTAATTGAGGTAGTACGTCATTTGTCAGATCAAAAGTTAGATTGCCCATATCGTGAGCATGGTTGGACAATCCGCCAAGTTGTACATCATATTGCCGATAGCCACATGAATGCTTATATTCGTTTTAAGTTAGCATTAACCGAAGACAATCCAACAATTAAACCGTATGATCAAAATGAATGGGCTAATTTATCAGATAACAAACTTCCAATTGAGGGCTCTCTTCAAATCATTGAAAGCTTGCATGAACGATGGAGCTATTTACTACGAAGTTTAACTGATGACCAACTAAAGAGAACTTTTCATCATCCTGATTCTGGATTAGTGACTTTAGAAAAAAACATTGGCATTTATGCATGGCATGGCAATCATCATTTAGCACATATTCAAAACGCTCTACATTAA
- a CDS encoding multidrug effflux MFS transporter encodes MNTNTVNSSISDSPISRSGRLKSILILGSLSAFGPLSLDMYLPALPKLAGDLNTTASMAQLSLTACLLGLALGQLVAGPLSDVRGRRTPLIFALTMYALSSLLCVFAPSAWFLIAFRFIQGLSGAAGIVISRAIVRDMYSGTELTKFFSLLMLVNGAAPILAPLFGGQLLNFVSWRGVFVVLSLIGVAMMLSVLLGLPETLPKDQRQSGGMKETLLTFRRLVKDRVFIGYCLSQGLVTAAMFGYISGSSFVMQNIFHVSEQMYSLIFAINGVGIIIATQTTGRLAGRFKESSLLTFGLGLSAISSIVLLSVILTGGGLFAVLVPLFFVVSCVGIVGTASFPLAMQNQSQSAGSASALLGLLPYILGAVVAPLVGLGGDQTAVPMGIVIAVSSISALMCYFLIVRRAQAQKQL; translated from the coding sequence ATGAATACAAACACAGTTAATTCTTCTATCTCTGACAGTCCAATATCACGATCAGGTCGATTAAAATCCATCCTTATTCTTGGCAGTCTATCTGCCTTCGGACCACTTTCACTGGATATGTATCTCCCTGCACTTCCGAAGTTAGCAGGCGATCTTAACACGACCGCCTCTATGGCTCAGCTTAGCCTAACAGCTTGTCTACTTGGGCTTGCGCTTGGCCAACTCGTGGCTGGACCACTAAGCGATGTACGTGGTAGACGTACTCCCCTAATTTTTGCTTTAACCATGTATGCATTGAGTTCACTGCTATGCGTCTTCGCACCATCAGCCTGGTTCTTGATTGCATTTCGCTTCATACAAGGGTTGTCAGGGGCAGCGGGAATCGTTATCTCGCGTGCGATCGTACGTGATATGTATTCCGGCACGGAGCTTACGAAATTCTTCTCACTCCTCATGCTTGTTAACGGAGCTGCTCCTATACTGGCACCACTCTTTGGTGGGCAACTACTGAATTTCGTATCATGGCGTGGTGTGTTCGTCGTGCTAAGTCTGATTGGTGTTGCCATGATGTTATCAGTTCTATTAGGACTTCCCGAGACATTACCCAAGGATCAACGACAATCTGGTGGGATGAAAGAGACTTTGTTAACCTTCAGACGTCTCGTGAAGGACCGGGTATTTATCGGATACTGCTTATCCCAAGGTCTTGTAACTGCAGCTATGTTTGGGTATATTTCCGGTTCTTCTTTTGTAATGCAAAATATATTCCATGTATCAGAGCAAATGTATAGTCTAATCTTCGCTATAAACGGTGTAGGCATCATTATTGCTACACAGACAACAGGGCGTCTTGCAGGAAGATTTAAAGAATCCTCCCTACTAACTTTCGGTTTAGGGCTGTCGGCAATTTCCTCTATCGTTTTGTTGAGTGTTATTTTGACGGGTGGCGGACTATTCGCTGTCCTCGTACCATTATTCTTCGTTGTATCTTGCGTTGGTATCGTTGGAACTGCAAGCTTCCCATTAGCAATGCAGAATCAGAGTCAATCCGCTGGCAGCGCTTCAGCACTGCTCGGTCTATTACCCTACATCCTCGGCGCTGTAGTAGCACCACTCGTTGGTCTTGGCGGTGATCAAACAGCAGTACCAATGGGAATTGTCATTGCTGTTTCCAGCATTAGCGCTCTCATGTGCTACTTTTTAATCGTTCGTAGAGCGCAGGCTCAAAAACAACTGTAG
- a CDS encoding lytic polysaccharide monooxygenase, protein MTTLRLNQPGMIKVLLTSCMALMLAIIMLFVLEGKASAHGYVNNPSSRADLCASGINKNCGLIIYEPYSLEALKGFPAAGPADGKIASANGAFAPLDEQSATRWNKVNISPGPTTFNWNIKVPHSTSSWKYYITKQDWNPDAPLTRASFDLTPFCSVSYKGTPGNTYSDTCNVPNRTGYQVILAVWEIADTANAFYNVIDVNFAGDVDNIAPTAPTGVAVSNIAATSATVVWGASTDNVGVAGYRIFNGATQIASTNGVLSYNLTGLTSSTAYNITVKAFDAAGNVSASSNTASFTTLAVTGPDVDPPSAPTSLHVMGSATSTTVPLMWSASSDNVGVTGYQIFRGSTLVDTVSGSTLEYLVTNLSPSTAYSFTVKAVDAAGNVSAASNTLNVTTPAAPTTYPAWSASTVYVGGNKVTHNGVNYEAKWWTLGETPGSSGADVWKVIP, encoded by the coding sequence TTGACGACTTTACGTTTAAATCAACCTGGAATGATAAAAGTACTACTTACAAGCTGTATGGCGCTAATGCTAGCTATTATTATGTTATTTGTGCTTGAGGGAAAAGCCTCTGCCCACGGTTACGTGAATAATCCATCAAGCCGTGCTGACCTATGTGCCTCTGGAATAAATAAAAATTGTGGCCTCATCATCTATGAGCCTTATAGTCTTGAAGCGCTTAAAGGGTTTCCTGCAGCAGGTCCGGCTGATGGTAAGATTGCCAGTGCTAACGGTGCGTTCGCCCCACTTGATGAGCAATCAGCGACACGCTGGAATAAGGTGAACATAAGCCCAGGTCCGACTACGTTCAATTGGAATATAAAAGTCCCACACTCTACATCAAGTTGGAAATATTACATTACCAAGCAGGACTGGAATCCAGATGCGCCACTTACCCGAGCCTCATTCGATTTGACTCCTTTCTGTAGCGTTTCTTATAAAGGAACGCCTGGAAATACTTATTCTGACACTTGCAATGTTCCTAATAGAACGGGGTATCAGGTTATTCTAGCGGTATGGGAGATTGCTGATACAGCTAATGCTTTCTATAATGTTATCGATGTTAACTTTGCTGGCGATGTCGATAATATAGCTCCAACTGCACCTACTGGTGTAGCGGTGTCTAATATTGCAGCGACAAGTGCAACAGTTGTATGGGGAGCTTCTACAGATAATGTTGGTGTTGCTGGCTACCGGATATTTAATGGTGCTACGCAAATTGCTTCAACTAATGGAGTATTGAGTTACAATTTGACCGGTCTGACATCCAGTACAGCCTATAACATTACAGTAAAAGCATTTGATGCAGCTGGTAATGTATCCGCATCGAGTAACACGGCTTCCTTTACAACCCTTGCTGTCACCGGGCCGGATGTTGATCCCCCTTCAGCTCCAACAAGCCTTCATGTCATGGGTAGTGCAACCTCAACAACAGTACCCCTGATGTGGAGCGCATCGAGTGATAACGTTGGGGTGACAGGTTATCAAATATTCCGTGGATCTACACTTGTGGATACGGTATCAGGATCTACTTTGGAATATTTAGTCACTAATTTATCGCCGAGTACAGCTTACTCTTTCACCGTAAAGGCGGTCGATGCCGCTGGGAATGTATCGGCAGCGAGCAACACGCTTAACGTAACGACACCGGCTGCACCTACCACTTATCCAGCATGGAGCGCGTCAACGGTCTATGTGGGTGGCAACAAAGTGACGCATAACGGTGTTAACTATGAAGCCAAATGGTGGACACTGGGGGAAACGCCTGGTTCAAGTGGGGCAGACGTATGGAAAGTGATTCCTTAA
- a CDS encoding ABC transporter substrate-binding protein, which yields MKKKLGAILAVSALLISVVGCGNNSNKSSSSGNEGGSADKTSYKIAISQIVEHPSLDATREGFLAALKDAGIVEGDNLKLDYNNAQGDQNNNNTIAQKIAGEKYDLVLAIATPTAQAIVQNVKNSPILFAAVTDPIDAKLIDNLDHPGGNISGASDTNPEAISKLMDFLAANVKDVKNVGIVINQGEPNSVIMADYAEKALDKHGIKLVKASVTNTSEVKQAAESLIGRVEALYITLDNTVVEAVSSVIQVANENDIPFFSSDRDSVEKGAFATVGFKYYDHGYQVGQMAVEVLKNGKKVGDMKVTVPDKLDLILNLKAAAEQGIEVTDAMKDQVKDKENNLLE from the coding sequence ATGAAGAAGAAATTAGGTGCGATCTTGGCGGTATCCGCGCTATTGATCAGTGTAGTAGGATGCGGAAACAACAGTAATAAGAGTAGTAGTAGCGGTAATGAGGGAGGTTCAGCAGATAAGACATCTTATAAAATTGCGATCTCGCAAATCGTTGAACATCCGTCGCTCGATGCGACACGTGAAGGTTTCCTAGCTGCACTCAAGGATGCTGGAATAGTAGAGGGAGACAACTTGAAGCTTGATTATAACAATGCACAAGGAGATCAAAACAATAATAATACGATTGCGCAAAAAATTGCCGGAGAGAAATACGACCTTGTTCTGGCTATTGCAACACCGACAGCTCAAGCGATCGTCCAAAATGTGAAAAACTCACCAATCCTCTTTGCAGCTGTAACGGATCCAATTGATGCGAAGCTTATTGACAATCTGGATCACCCAGGCGGCAATATCTCTGGAGCTTCCGATACAAACCCGGAAGCCATTTCGAAATTGATGGATTTCTTAGCTGCCAATGTTAAAGATGTGAAAAATGTAGGTATTGTGATCAATCAAGGTGAACCCAATTCGGTGATTATGGCCGACTATGCTGAAAAAGCGCTCGATAAACATGGGATCAAGCTTGTGAAGGCATCGGTAACGAATACATCAGAAGTGAAGCAAGCAGCAGAGTCTTTAATAGGCCGTGTGGAAGCTCTCTACATTACGCTTGATAATACGGTCGTAGAAGCAGTTAGTTCGGTTATTCAAGTGGCGAATGAGAACGATATCCCTTTCTTCTCTAGTGATCGCGATTCGGTAGAAAAAGGTGCTTTTGCTACAGTAGGATTCAAATACTATGATCACGGTTATCAAGTTGGTCAAATGGCTGTTGAAGTGTTGAAGAACGGTAAAAAAGTTGGAGATATGAAAGTAACGGTACCAGACAAACTCGACTTGATTCTTAATTTGAAGGCGGCAGCTGAGCAAGGAATAGAAGTGACTGACGCAATGAAGGATCAAGTGAAGGATAAAGAGAACAACCTTCTGGAATAG
- a CDS encoding ABC transporter permease, which produces MLNSLLGALESGMIYALMALGVYITFRILDFPDLTVDGSFTTGGAIGAVMITGGVAPWIATIAAFGGGMVAGALTGLIHTKGRINGLLSGIVMMIALYSINMRILGKPNVSLLGENTLFSSVPVLLLMPFIVIIVKLLLDLFFHTDLGLSLRATGDNQRMIRSFGAHTDYTIILGLSLSNGLVALSGALIAQSSGFADISSGIGMIVIGLASVIIGEAIFGARTVFFATLAVVLGSIVYRFIYALALRIEWIEQTDLKLITAVIVVVALVLPTMQRSRKQKIMARKRSSEIAAVTDKISLGGEQ; this is translated from the coding sequence ATGTTGAACTCGTTGCTCGGAGCGCTTGAATCGGGAATGATCTATGCCCTGATGGCGTTAGGGGTGTATATCACTTTTCGAATATTGGATTTTCCTGATTTAACGGTTGATGGCAGTTTTACGACGGGCGGGGCGATTGGTGCAGTTATGATAACTGGGGGCGTTGCTCCTTGGATCGCAACAATTGCCGCTTTTGGTGGAGGTATGGTAGCAGGAGCTCTAACGGGTTTGATCCATACTAAAGGTCGGATAAATGGTCTGTTATCAGGGATCGTGATGATGATCGCTCTTTACTCTATCAACATGAGGATACTGGGCAAGCCTAATGTATCATTATTAGGTGAAAATACATTGTTCAGCTCGGTACCAGTACTTTTGTTGATGCCATTTATAGTTATTATAGTGAAGCTATTATTGGATTTGTTCTTCCATACAGATCTCGGTTTATCGCTTCGAGCGACGGGTGACAATCAACGAATGATTCGTAGTTTCGGTGCGCACACCGATTATACGATTATTCTTGGCCTAAGTCTCTCGAATGGGCTAGTCGCGTTGTCAGGAGCGCTGATTGCTCAGAGCTCTGGATTCGCAGATATTTCATCCGGAATTGGGATGATTGTGATCGGGCTTGCTTCCGTTATTATCGGGGAAGCAATTTTCGGGGCAAGAACGGTATTCTTTGCCACACTTGCCGTTGTATTAGGTTCCATCGTTTATCGCTTTATTTATGCATTGGCGCTACGGATAGAATGGATTGAACAGACCGATTTGAAATTGATTACTGCCGTCATTGTCGTGGTGGCGTTAGTACTACCAACCATGCAGAGATCTCGGAAGCAGAAGATCATGGCGCGGAAGCGATCAAGTGAAATCGCAGCGGTGACCGACAAGATAAGCCTGGGAGGGGAACAATAA
- a CDS encoding ABC transporter ATP-binding protein, producing the protein MLQLINVSKLFHPGSADEKIALVNINLTLEPGDFVTVIGSNGAGKSTLMNMISGVIKPDVGRIIIGGNDVSNLPEYKRSRWIGRVFQDPMAGTAPHMTIEENLAMAYTRGQNRGLRIGVTSKRRTLFREQLSRLGIGLEDRLRAKVGTLSGGERQALSLLMASFTEPQILLLDEHTAALDPARAELVTQLTQSIVSELKLTTLMVTHNMEQAIRLGNRLIMMDNGRVILDVNEDKKCHLTMEQLLGEFEAISGHKLSDDRVMLG; encoded by the coding sequence ATGCTGCAGCTTATTAACGTATCTAAGTTGTTCCATCCCGGTTCAGCAGACGAGAAGATCGCACTTGTAAATATTAACCTAACCCTAGAGCCGGGAGATTTCGTTACAGTGATCGGCAGTAATGGGGCCGGCAAATCAACGCTGATGAACATGATTTCTGGTGTAATTAAACCAGATGTGGGTCGTATTATTATAGGTGGGAATGATGTGAGTAACCTACCTGAATATAAACGAAGTCGCTGGATTGGGCGTGTCTTTCAAGATCCGATGGCTGGAACCGCACCCCATATGACGATTGAAGAGAATTTGGCAATGGCCTATACTCGTGGTCAAAACCGTGGTTTACGCATTGGTGTTACATCGAAGCGGCGCACGCTCTTCCGCGAGCAGCTTAGCCGTCTTGGGATTGGTCTTGAGGATCGTCTGCGTGCGAAAGTAGGTACATTGTCCGGTGGGGAGCGTCAGGCACTGAGCTTGCTTATGGCAAGTTTCACAGAGCCGCAAATCTTACTGCTTGATGAACATACCGCAGCACTTGATCCGGCAAGAGCCGAATTGGTGACTCAGCTCACGCAGAGCATTGTCAGCGAATTGAAGTTGACGACCCTGATGGTTACACATAACATGGAACAAGCTATTCGTTTGGGCAATCGCTTAATTATGATGGATAATGGGCGAGTAATCCTTGATGTAAATGAGGATAAGAAGTGTCATCTGACGATGGAGCAGTTGCTGGGTGAGTTTGAAGCGATTAGTGGACATAAGCTATCGGATGATCGCGTTATGCTTGGTTGA
- a CDS encoding antibiotic biosynthesis monooxygenase family protein, which yields MILEVAELHVKPGTINDFESQFRKASKIISQMNGYLEHELHKCVEEENKYILLVKWRSITDHEIGFRKSPQYEEWKALLHHFYDPFPTVQHYVQIRHEAN from the coding sequence GTGATTCTTGAAGTAGCCGAATTACATGTTAAACCGGGCACTATAAATGATTTTGAGAGCCAGTTCAGAAAGGCATCCAAGATCATTTCACAAATGAATGGTTATCTTGAGCATGAACTCCATAAATGTGTAGAAGAGGAGAACAAATATATTCTGCTCGTTAAATGGAGATCAATTACTGACCATGAGATCGGCTTCCGCAAGTCACCTCAGTACGAAGAATGGAAGGCGTTATTACATCATTTCTATGATCCCTTTCCAACGGTCCAACATTACGTTCAGATTAGACATGAAGCAAACTGA
- a CDS encoding GNAT family N-acetyltransferase has product MSVPYIIEDATRSDLERIVEIYNETIAGRVVTADLEPVTVASREPWFHEHSPNHRPLWVMKSGETIIAWLSFQSFYGRPAYNATAEISIYISGEYRGCGIGSLFLDKAITASPELSINTLLGFVFAHNEPSLALLRKKGFEQWAYLPKVANLDGIERDLVILGRRIDA; this is encoded by the coding sequence ATGAGTGTGCCTTATATTATTGAAGATGCAACAAGAAGTGATTTGGAGCGAATCGTTGAGATTTATAATGAAACGATAGCTGGACGAGTGGTAACCGCTGATCTAGAACCGGTTACTGTAGCTAGTAGAGAGCCTTGGTTTCATGAACATTCTCCAAATCATCGACCTTTATGGGTCATGAAATCGGGTGAGACAATTATCGCATGGCTCAGTTTTCAATCTTTTTACGGAAGACCTGCTTACAATGCGACCGCAGAAATTAGCATTTATATTTCCGGAGAATATCGTGGATGCGGTATTGGCAGTCTTTTTCTTGACAAAGCGATTACTGCATCCCCTGAGCTATCTATTAATACACTACTCGGATTCGTGTTTGCCCACAATGAACCAAGCCTAGCTCTTTTGCGTAAAAAGGGATTTGAACAATGGGCTTATCTTCCCAAGGTTGCCAATTTGGATGGGATAGAACGCGATTTAGTTATTTTAGGGAGAAGGATAGATGCTTAA
- a CDS encoding TVP38/TMEM64 family protein, translating into MDEWIQQMTEWLVETTQLGGFSILLLTIPLAIIQGVVGFFPFATLLMLHLSVLGVAKGLFASWLVGTIAGTVIYLLCQYLLADWFNRKWMKKLEKYHRWQESIDRYGVWAVIFLRTIPVMPNNLISFMSAISNMKTISYTWANLIGNLSSIWLFGIISAPIVFPDIDLSKLITSYVLFLFILGIVFIIRHRQMTRRERRLRVNK; encoded by the coding sequence TTGGACGAATGGATACAACAGATGACGGAGTGGCTGGTCGAGACGACTCAATTGGGTGGATTTTCAATTTTATTATTAACGATTCCACTTGCGATTATTCAAGGGGTGGTCGGTTTCTTTCCGTTTGCCACGTTGCTCATGCTTCATTTATCGGTTCTTGGTGTTGCAAAAGGTTTATTTGCTAGTTGGCTGGTAGGGACAATAGCCGGTACGGTTATCTATCTACTCTGTCAATATTTATTAGCGGATTGGTTCAATCGTAAATGGATGAAAAAGTTGGAGAAATATCATAGATGGCAAGAAAGTATTGATCGCTACGGAGTATGGGCGGTTATTTTTCTGAGAACAATCCCAGTAATGCCTAATAATCTTATTTCCTTTATGTCGGCAATTTCAAATATGAAGACGATCTCTTACACTTGGGCTAACCTCATCGGAAACTTATCCAGTATATGGTTATTCGGCATTATAAGTGCCCCAATTGTATTTCCGGATATTGATTTAAGTAAGCTTATAACATCATATGTTCTATTTTTGTTCATACTGGGTATTGTATTTATTATTAGACATCGTCAGATGACAAGGAGAGAACGTAGGTTAAGAGTTAATAAATAG